The Pseudobdellovibrionaceae bacterium genomic sequence TCCGAACCCCAGCGGTTGGCGGGGACCTGCAGGACGTATTCGAAAAACGCGATCCCCCAGCTGACCAGGATGACGATCCAGAGCGCCGAGGTCTTGAAGCCTTTCAGATGCCCGTACCACGCGAACGTCATGAAGATGTTCGAGAGGAGCAACATGACGAGGGGGACGTAGGCATTTGTCGTCATCAGTTGTTCCCGCCGCTGGTGTACGCGTGGGTGCAGATCAGGCTCGCGATGCGTTTGTATTCGCTCATCAGATCCAAGTGGATGGAGCTCGTGTTGATCGATTCGCGCATACCGCGGTTCAAACGTTTGATGTGCTCTTCTTTGAGCGTGAACTCGTATTTCGCGAGATCGCGCTTTTCCTGGATCGCGGTTTCGGTCAGATCGCGCTGGTAAAAGGCGCTGATGCCCAGGCGTACGACCTTCAGCACGCGGGCGTGCATGTCGCGGATCTCGGTCCAGCCCTCGTTAGAGAACTCCAGGTGCAGCGCGTGTTTTTTCACCGCGAGCGTCGTCACGTTGATGTCGATCGAGTCCGCCGCGCGCTCCAGATCCGACAAGAACATGATCATCCCCATCAGGTTCTGGTGGACGGCGACCTGGGATTTATTCACGTGATCGAGCAGGAACATCTTGATCTCGCGGTAAAGGAAGTCGACCTGATTGTCGCGCTCTTTGATGCTGCGAAGAAGTTCGGGGTCCTCTTTTTCGAACAGCTTCACCGAGTCCTCGATCATCGACACCACGATGTCCGCAGTGCGCTGGATTTCGCGGTGGGCGTAGCTGACCGCAAGCGCCGAAGACTCGTAGTTGTTCATGGTCAAAAACTCGGTCCCGAACTCTTCTTTCGGATCCTTCGGGAACATCTTTTCGATGATCGCCGAGCCCTTATTGATGAGCGGGAAGAAGATCGCGGCCGAGATCAGGTTGAACAGCAAATGCCCGTTCGCCACCTGACGGAAGACCGAGGTGTGAAATTCGGCGAGCATCCCGACGAGGGCGGTGTTCACGCCCGGGATCAGGAAGATGACGACCGAGAGCGTTTTGTAGAAGAAGTGCGCCCAGGCGACCTGTTTGGCGATGGAATTTCCGCCCACGGCGGCGAGCAGCGCGATCGAGGTCGTGCCGATGTTCGCGCCGTACACCCAAAACATCGCCTGGTGCAGGTCGATGGCGCCGGCCTGGGCC encodes the following:
- a CDS encoding DMT family protein, which codes for MTTNAYVPLVMLLLSNIFMTFAWYGHLKGFKTSALWIVILVSWGIAFFEYVLQVPANRWGSDHYSLPQLKILQEVITMIVFAGFSVWYMKQPLKLDYLWAALCLVGAVYFIFRTPVA
- a CDS encoding Na/Pi cotransporter family protein translates to MVELTSSPLILLFGGVALFIYGMTLASQSLEKLFASRITFLLKKLSANQFLSVIVGISMTTVLQSSGAVTSLLVGLGSARVITLRQVMGVIIGTAIGSTLTVQIISFPLSQFSLPILIVAFSCYFFAKKPQIKNAALVLFGFGLLFLGMGLISGSAKILAELPETQSVIARLRDHPYISIFFAMCFCALVQSSAVTIGLAMSLAQAGAIDLHQAMFWVYGANIGTTSIALLAAVGGNSIAKQVAWAHFFYKTLSVVIFLIPGVNTALVGMLAEFHTSVFRQVANGHLLFNLISAAIFFPLINKGSAIIEKMFPKDPKEEFGTEFLTMNNYESSALAVSYAHREIQRTADIVVSMIEDSVKLFEKEDPELLRSIKERDNQVDFLYREIKMFLLDHVNKSQVAVHQNLMGMIMFLSDLERAADSIDINVTTLAVKKHALHLEFSNEGWTEIRDMHARVLKVVRLGISAFYQRDLTETAIQEKRDLAKYEFTLKEEHIKRLNRGMRESINTSSIHLDLMSEYKRIASLICTHAYTSGGNN